The genomic stretch CTAGCCGAGGGCGCCATCATTGAGTCAGGCGAAAACGCCAACGGACGGTACATTAAATGGGCGGATGGGACGATGATTTCGTTAATTACATGCATCGTCCCGTTTAGCTCGGCGCTTGTGCTGGAAAAGGTTGTCACACTGCCCATTACTTATGTTAGCGTTGATGCCGTCTTAGCTTCGCGCGAAGCTGGTGTATCGGACACGAATAAATATGCAATTTCGGTTGGAGCTAGCCCCGATACTACGTCACGTCTACTTGTCCGCGCTTTAAAAGAACCTGGCTCCAATGTGTTTTACGCAGGTAATACCCTGTGTGTATATGTTGCAGTAATAGGCCGCTGGAAGGCGTGAGGCGGGGCTATTTCCAGCGACCTACGGCCATGATGTTTACCTCTATTGCTGTGATGTAATAAGCGTTACCGGCTTTAACAGACGCTCCGGGTGAAGTATAAGCCATGCTACCACCTGTGTTGTATATACCAAGTCCATCGGCATACGAAAATAACCCTATGCAGCTCATATAATTATTGCTTATATTGGAATCGTTGTTTGTAGCGCTTATCCTAAGAAATGTCCACCCAGGTTTACTGTTACCGACAAAAGCCGCCGCGGGGATTTCATCTCCTAAACGTAAAATATATGAATCAGGAGAGATGTTTAAGTTATTTCTAGTTATAGTTTTGGTGCAAATCATGGTTCCGTCAGCGAATTTTGTGTACCTGCCGTTGGCATTATTGCCGGACTCAATAATGGCGCCCTCGGCTAGTGCACCAGTTATGTACAGACGCTCCGCAGGAGCTTTGCCGTTCGCGTCAAGCTTCAGCAGCCCATCTGCCGAGTTCGTCACCACATTCGCCAAGTCGATTTTTCCGTCCGCGTCCTTTGCTTCGCCAAACTTTCTAAGCGCGTTGTAGTTCGATACACCGTCGCCTATAGCATATTCCACGCTGCCGACGTATAACCTGTCTTTTACTATTATCAGCACGCCTTCCGGCACTACAGGGTTTGTAGCTGTCCACGCCACGTGACTGTTCCTCGTAGGCGCAGTCAATTTGTTCTCTCTTGTCAAGGTTGTCATTTTCTTCCTCCTTTATATCGTTGTACCGCCGTCTGCTATATCGGCGTTAGTGATAAGCAGCTGCCATTTTGCGGGGGCTGTGTCTGGCGATTCTCCGGCTATCGTTGCCACGACACAGCAATAGAGTCTATTACTGTAAGTAACCGCGTCCAGAAAGCTGTAAGCGGACGCGGCGCTGTATACGCCTTTAGGCAGCATTGCTATGCGCACGGGTGTAAGAGCTGCCATAACTTAACCTGTAACAAGACAAAGCTGACCGCTTGCGTTGAGTGATGCGGATACTATGCTTAGTCCCTGCGCGCCCGTGTCGCCTTTTAGTCCGGTGTCGCCCTTGTCGCCCTTTAAGCCGTTGGCGCCAGTATCGCCTTTGTCGCCTTTAACGCCCGGAGCGCCTGTGGTTCCGCGCGGTATAGCAATATTGAGCACCGCGGCGTTTACTGTTCCTACGTTTGTAACGGTGGCGGCGCTTCCCTCGGCTCCCGTCGTAACAGCGCCTATTGTTATAGTAGCGGCGTCGCCCTTCAATCCGTCAGAACAAAGTTCAAACCAATCTGCGGCCGCAAATGCTTTGGCCGTAATACCCTCAAATACTTTGCATACATAGCTTTTGCCGTCGTATTTTACAATGTCCAGAAAACTGTATGCGGATGATGCGCTGTGTGCGCCCTTGGGGACTAACGCTGCTCTTACGGGTGGTAAATTTGCCATGTTGTATCTCCTCCTGTTGTAAATATTCTGTCCTAATCTGTGACAAAGATTATTTCGCCGTTATCTTGCAGTGTTGCGGATATTATGCTGCGCCCGCGCAGAGCCTCCGCAATCATGGGATTGACTTTGTACCACTCGTCGGGAGTAGTCATACCGTCATTTACACGGTCAATAAACAATACCGTCGACGCACTGCCGCCATCCGACGTAAGGTAAGCAAAGTCGGCGCCGTCCCCGCCATCAGCCACCCCCACAAGGACAAAAAACGTGCTGAAAAAATTCTCATTGCCTCCGTGGAATACATCCGCTATCTTCTGATACCACCGAGCAGATGTCGCCGCACAAAAACAAGACTGCTGCGCCCACTCCTCAGCCGTCGCAATACAGGCATTCAAAGCCACAAGCGATTCAGCAGTCTTTGCATCCACATGTGCGTCAAAACCATCAACATAAGCG from Cloacibacillus sp. encodes the following:
- a CDS encoding collagen-like protein, translated to MANLPPVRAALVPKGAHSASSAYSFLDIVKYDGKSYVCKVFEGITAKAFAAADWFELCSDGLKGDAATITIGAVTTGAEGSAATVTNVGTVNAAVLNIAIPRGTTGAPGVKGDKGDTGANGLKGDKGDTGLKGDTGAQGLSIVSASLNASGQLCLVTG